The Budorcas taxicolor isolate Tak-1 chromosome 16, Takin1.1, whole genome shotgun sequence genome includes the window TCGGTGTAGTCCACCTCTCAAGGAGCAGAAgcccggggtggggggtgagggggcgtTTCCATCCTCACCCCTTCCAAGTTAGGGCATGTGGGACCCTTTCTTTGCCGGTTGCCACCGTGGGTCTGGGATGCGGCAGCGTGAAGCCGCGCGCGCTCCAGGCCTCTGGTTCTCCCTACCCAGTGGCACACCGCGTCCTCGCCGGGCATGGCCAAGGAGAGTCGCGGAGCTGCCCCCGTGGGCCACAACTCGAGACCCCAGTCCCCCAAAGCCACGGAAAAGCCCTAGAAAGGCCTGGCAGGGCTCCGAGGGGAGCTCACACGGCGAGAGGCCAACAGGCACAGCGGCCTCGGCGCAGCTGGCCACAGCCGGCGGCCGCCCCTCTCCTTCGCGATCCGATCTCCAGGTGGCTGCAGCCCAGCGAGGGTTAAGGGGGGCGGGACGTGGGGCGGCCCCGCCTCCGCCGCCGCGCCGGGTCCAAGCGCGCACGGGGCGCGGGGGCGGGTCGGAGCGGGCGGCGGCGGAGGGCGCGGCGCGCCGGGCGAGCGCGGGGAGCGGTGGCGCGGCCCGCGTGACCCACCGCCCGCGCCCGTGCGCCCGCGAGCCCGCGCCCCGCCGCCGCCCGGCCCAGCCGCAGGATGCGCGCCCCgccgctgttgctgctgctggccGCCTGCGCGCCGCTGTCCTGCGCCACGGCCGCCCCGACGCCGCCGGGCTGGGAGCCGGCGGCCGACGCGCCCTGGTGTCCCTACAAGGTGCTGCCCGAGGGCCCCGAGGCGGGAGGCGGGCGCCTGTGCTTCCGCAGCCCCGCGCGCGGCTTCCGCTGCCAGGCGCCCGGCTGCGCGGCGCACGCCTCGGCCGGCCGCTCACTGCGCGCCAGCGTCCTGCGCAACCGCAGCGTGTTGCTGCAGTGGCGCCTGGGGCCGGCCGAGGCGCGCCGCGTGCGCGCCTTCGCGCTCAACTGCTCGTGGCGTGGCGCCTACACGCGCTTCCCATGCGAACGCGTGCTACTCGGCGCCTCCTGCCGCGACTACCTGCTGCCCGATGTGCACGACGGCGTGCGCTACCGCCTTTGCCTGCAGCCGCTGCCGCTGCGAGCCGAGCCGGCAGGCGCCCCGGAGCCCGCCGCACCCGCCGAGTGTGTGGAGTTCGCCGCCGAGCCTGCCGGCATGAGGGAGATCGTGGTGGCCATGACGGCGGTGGGTGGTTCCATCTGCGTTATGCTCGTGGTCATCTGCCTGCTCGTGGCCTACATCACCGAGAACCTCATGCACCCGGCCTTCGGGCGCCCAGGCCTACGCAGGCAGCCCTGAAGCACGAGACGCCTGCCCGCCCGGCCTCTACTTGCCCGACTAGGGCGCAGGAGGCCCGAGCCCTCGGTCCGCTCTCCCCTCGTCGCTCCTGCTCCCTCTTTAGGACCTCCACACAGGGccttctggagatggatggggcACCGGCCCCTACCAGGGCCTGGAGTCACCGGACGACCTTCCCAGCCGAGCAGCTGACTCCCAGATTCCAGTTCGGGACTGGCCCTTGGGCCTGAGGAGGGGTGCCAGCCGTGTCCAGGGCTCTCCTCGCTCTCCAGAGGGGCCGTGAGACCACGGAGCCCCTTTTCAGAAGAGCCATCGGCAGCCCCTGGCCGTCACCCTGCGCCTCCAGCCCGTGCCGAGTTGGAAAAAGCCAGGCTGTCGTCATGGCTTGGTCACTGTGTACTTGACCAACTCAAGGGCCCTTGGAGCCTGtcctctccccgccccgccccgccccagtgGGTTTAGGTAGCTTCGTGCCTTAGTATCTCGGGCCCATTGCGGGAGCCAGCCACCCGTCCAGTACTGTCCGAAAGGATCTGTGGCCCCGATGCTGGCAGCTTGTGTGTGCTTCTGGCTAAAGACCCCTGGGAACCCTCCCTTCAAGCTTTGCAGGAGTTATTGGCCTGGGGAAGCAGGGTCCTGCGGCGTTTCCTCGTTTGAGCATCCGACAGGCTGGAAGCCACGGCTTAGCTCAGCAGGCGGCCCAGCGTTCAGCTGTTTTATCCAGGGTGAGTGTCCCTGACGTTGGGGGGAAGCTGGTGTTTTGCCTGGCCTGggttccttccctttccttttggGTTTCTGGTGAGGACTTTCCTTGGTGACTGGAGGCAGGTGGCTGGGAAGATGGGACTGGTCTGAAAGAACAGTGTTGTGTGCAGAGGGCACAGCACAGTTGCCAGCCTTGCCCGGCTTGACCTGCCACTGTGGTCTGGATCCGAAGCCTCAACCACAGCATGACGGACAGTACTGTCCACCCCTTCCTAGAGCTGCTGGAGATGCTGCTGCCTGCCGGGCCCCTCCGCCCTCTCACCATGGACTGAAGACTGGCCTCGCCCCTCTGTGGGCACCAATCACATGACAACGCCGGGCTCTGCGTGAGCCCCTGACTCTGGCCATTCTGGACCTGGCACTTCTGGAGTCACTGTGGCTAACTCCTCCCCGCTCACCCCAGCAGCCACCAGTGACCCCCACACCAGCAGCCTGGCTGGTGCCCTCGCAATGCCCACTCCCTACCTCTCTGCCCTTGCTCTGCCCACCCCTGGTGTGGCACTGGCTAGGTGTGAGCCTGGTGCCAGTGTCTAAATGTCCATCACTCTTAGACCAAAACCATTGTTTTGTGTACTTATTTGTGACAGGGGAGAGATGGGGTAGGGGGTAAGTTGAGCCCCTTTTCCTAGCTCCTCAAGCATCAGTCAGTCCAGTGGCTGGCCCTGGACCCTTTGCCAGGTCACCTGGGGTCAGCACAGGCCAGGGGCACAGCCCTTGCAGTTTGTGGCGGAGGAACAGGCAGCATGTCCCTGGCTGGCCTGTCCACCCGGGGAGCAGGGGAAAGCATCTCCCTGCCTGCTCTGTTGGGTGGAGGCAGGGCAGCACTGCTGCGGTTAGAAAGAGCCCAGTCTCAGGGACTATCTACTTGAGAAAAGACAAGCTGCAATTAGGCGCCTCCAGGAGAGCCCCCTCCCTGGACTGGGTCTCCCCACGTGGTGCTGGAGCTAGGGTGGGGGGCACAGGTTGCAAGCAGGGCCCCTCcggcccttcccccaccccaccctgggcctcCCCGACCTAGGCTAGGGTGTCCTTGAGATTCTGCAGCTGGTGGTGACCCTTCTGAGCAAACAGCTGTGGGCGGGCCAGGCTCTGAGGAGTGACTCATCCCTGCcaccagggggtgggggtgcagtgcAGTGTCTAGACAGCCCTGGGAGTGGGAGGGGTTTTACTTCATCCTGGCTTCCTGGGGGCCTTCTGCATCCCCCTGCCACCTGTGAGGGCGCTCAGGTGTCTTCCACAGGCAGGTAGTCCAGCCTCCAGCTCCTGTGTGCGGCCGGTTTCAGAGCTGGGGCCACCATGAAGTTGTTGGAG containing:
- the FNDC10 gene encoding fibronectin type III domain-containing protein 10; the encoded protein is MRAPPLLLLLAACAPLSCATAAPTPPGWEPAADAPWCPYKVLPEGPEAGGGRLCFRSPARGFRCQAPGCAAHASAGRSLRASVLRNRSVLLQWRLGPAEARRVRAFALNCSWRGAYTRFPCERVLLGASCRDYLLPDVHDGVRYRLCLQPLPLRAEPAGAPEPAAPAECVEFAAEPAGMREIVVAMTAVGGSICVMLVVICLLVAYITENLMHPAFGRPGLRRQP